Below is a genomic region from Methanobacterium alcaliphilum.
GTGATTGTAAAAAAGAATGGGTTGCTGAAACAGAATTTTCTGAATTAAATAGATCTGTTTCAAGAATCCAATATAACATTATAAAATAAAATTTTAAGATTTGGATATATTCTATATGTCCCACCCTAATCAGACAACATAAGAAACCGGAGACATCGATTATGGACAATATAAAAACTGAACTTGATGGAAAATTTGCAGCCTGTTTAAACTGTATTGATGGTCGGGTACAAATACCGACCATTAAATGGATTATGTCAACATATGGTGTTGATTTTGTAGATATGATTACTGAACCTGGTATGGATGGTTTTTTGGTTGATTCTAAATCTGAATTAACACACGTGCTGGATAAACTTTCCATTGCCCTTAAAGTTCATGATTGTAAGGAAATATTCATTGTAGCTCATGAAGACTGTGCAGCAA
It encodes:
- a CDS encoding carbonic anhydrase, which encodes MDNIKTELDGKFAACLNCIDGRVQIPTIKWIMSTYGVDFVDMITEPGMDGFLVDSKSELTHVLDKLSIALKVHDCKEIFIVAHEDCAANPVDFETHTKNLMIAVEKIKKFATNCTVIGIYVYLNGEVEKIMEN